A stretch of DNA from Halobacillus litoralis:
TTGCTACTAAGTATGAATAGGTATTTTCTTATAAAAATGCTCATTTTACGGGGGTCGGAACATGTGTTCTGTTTTTGGGTTTTATTTGTATATTTGGAGTTACTACTAAGTTTTTTTGAGCATACAAAAGAAAAGTCACAGAGCATTTACTCTGTGACTTTAACCTTTGATTTTTTTGACGTTGTTGCTGCCTGTTCATCATACACCTTTAACGTCTTATAGTAATACTCAAGGATCTGCTCCGAAGGTTTTTGCCAGCTATACTTTTCAGCTTCTTGGCGCGCATTCTTACAAAGTGTCTGATATAACTCCTCATCTTCCAGCCTTTCAATCGCTTGAATCATGCTGTCGGTGTTCTCATTTTCAAACAATAGTCCAGTTTTGCCGTCTTCTACTTGCTCCATGGTCGGGCCGCTCTTTGCGGCAATGACAGGCAGACCAGAAGCCATAGATTCCAGGATGACAAGGCCGAGCGTTTCTGTGACTGATGGGAAAATCAGAGCGTCAGAAGAAGCGAACGCTTGTGCAAGCTCCTCTCCGTGCATAAGCCCAGTAAACACTGTATTGGTGTCCTTGAAAGTTTCCTCTAATTCATCTTTCACAGGACCATCACCAACGATGGCAAGAGAGATATCGTCTCTCTTTTCCAATAAAGGTTTGATTTTATGAATTTCTTTTTCAGGAGCCAGTCTACCGACAAAAACAAGCAATTTGTTTCCTTTCCTGCCAGCAGATAACCGCTCCCTCATTTCTTCATTTTTATGTCGAGGATGATAATGGTCGACTGCGACTCCACGGTCCCATACACTCACATTATGGAAGTTTTTCTCATCAAGCTCCGTCTTAATGGCTCTGGAAGTACACAAATTTACATCTGCATAATTGTGTAACTTTCTAAAATACCACCAGACAAGAGGTTTGAACGGATATAACCGGTAGTAATCCAAGTATTTAGGG
This window harbors:
- a CDS encoding glycosyltransferase family 4 protein is translated as MKIAIITETFLPSTDGVVTRLKESIKYLRNQDHEVVVIAPDFGVTEYEGAIVEGVKTTKMPFYRYREFSLPQRRVKDLLQKHDPDLVHVVNPALVGVSGVYYADKLNYPLIASYHTHVPKYLDYYRLYPFKPLVWWYFRKLHNYADVNLCTSRAIKTELDEKNFHNVSVWDRGVAVDHYHPRHKNEEMRERLSAGRKGNKLLVFVGRLAPEKEIHKIKPLLEKRDDISLAIVGDGPVKDELEETFKDTNTVFTGLMHGEELAQAFASSDALIFPSVTETLGLVILESMASGLPVIAAKSGPTMEQVEDGKTGLLFENENTDSMIQAIERLEDEELYQTLCKNARQEAEKYSWQKPSEQILEYYYKTLKVYDEQAATTSKKSKVKVTE